In Streptacidiphilus sp. P02-A3a, the DNA window GGCCATGTGCGACGAGCTGCCCGACTCGGTGGCCAGACTGGAGGCCTTCGAGCTGGCGGCGGCGGCCCGGGGGCTGTTCGTCGGCTGAACGGCGGTCCCGGTCGGACCGGCCCTGGTCGTGGTCGGGTCTGGTCGTGGTCGGGTCTGGGTCGGGCCTCAGTCGTGGCCCGGGTAGTGCGGGCCCGGAGCGGTGTGGTGCGGGTGCGCGAAGAGCGCCCAGCCCTCGGCCCGGGTGGTGCGGTCGTGGATGAAGGTCCAGCCGCCGTCGCTCTGCCGGGTGGTGAACCGGTCCCCCCTGGCCAGGCGGCCGACCACGGCCGAGCCGTCGCTGGGGCGGGCGTGCAGCGGCAGCGCGCGCGGCTCGCGGGCGCGCGACGCCCGGGCGTGCAGCTGGTGCGGACGCGCGGCCGCGACCGCGGGCGCGGCGGTGGCCACCGCCAGCGCGGCCA includes these proteins:
- a CDS encoding SH3 domain-containing protein; its protein translation is MSDFRPRSAFVPVLGAAAVAALTVAALAVATAAPAVAAARPHQLHARASRAREPRALPLHARPSDGSAVVGRLARGDRFTTRQSDGGWTFIHDRTTRAEGWALFAHPHHTAPGPHYPGHD